The following proteins are co-located in the Pseudomonas fluorescens genome:
- the mqo gene encoding malate dehydrogenase (quinone) encodes MAHNEAVDVVLVGAGIMSATLAVLLKELDPGLKLEVVELMDSGAAESSNPWNNAGTGHAGLCELNYTPQATDGSIDIKKAVHINTQFEVSKQFWAYLTKKGTFGSSKSFISPVPHLSFVQGEKGVSFLKKRFETLSQHHAFSDMHYTEDRNEMAEWMPLMMPGRPLDEKIAATRVMNGTDVNFGALTNQLLSHLTSSADAQVKYCKRVTGLKRNGAGWTVSIKDVNSGNSREVDAKFVFLGAGGAALPLLQASGIEESKGFGGFPVSGQWLRCDNPDVVKHHQAKVYSQAAVGSPPMSVPHLDTRVVDGKKSLLFGPYAGFTTKFLKHGSFLDLPMSVRAGNIGPMLAVARDNMDLTKYLVSEVMQSMEQRLESLRRFYPEAKAEDWRLEVAGQRVQIIKKDPKKGGVLQFGTELVAAKDGSLAALLGASPGASVTVSIMLDLIERCFPAKAAGEWAAKLHEIFPAREKVLETDAELYRKINTQNNISLELVEQSNEAESYA; translated from the coding sequence ATGGCGCATAACGAAGCAGTCGACGTAGTACTGGTAGGGGCCGGCATCATGAGTGCCACCCTGGCCGTATTGCTCAAAGAGCTCGACCCCGGCCTCAAGCTGGAAGTCGTTGAGCTGATGGATTCGGGTGCCGCGGAGAGTTCCAACCCGTGGAACAACGCCGGTACCGGCCACGCCGGGCTGTGTGAGCTGAACTACACGCCGCAGGCAACCGACGGCTCTATCGATATCAAGAAAGCCGTGCACATCAACACCCAGTTCGAGGTGTCGAAGCAGTTCTGGGCGTACCTGACCAAAAAGGGCACCTTTGGCTCGTCCAAATCCTTTATCAGCCCAGTGCCGCACCTGAGCTTCGTGCAGGGTGAAAAAGGCGTGTCCTTCCTCAAGAAGCGCTTTGAAACCCTCAGCCAGCACCATGCGTTCTCGGACATGCACTACACCGAAGACCGCAATGAGATGGCCGAGTGGATGCCTTTGATGATGCCGGGCCGCCCGCTCGACGAAAAAATCGCTGCCACCCGCGTCATGAATGGCACCGACGTCAACTTCGGCGCCCTGACCAACCAGTTGCTCAGCCACCTGACCAGCTCGGCCGACGCCCAGGTCAAGTACTGCAAGCGCGTTACCGGCCTCAAGCGCAATGGCGCGGGCTGGACCGTCAGCATCAAGGACGTCAACAGCGGCAACAGCCGTGAAGTGGACGCCAAGTTTGTGTTCCTCGGCGCCGGCGGCGCAGCCCTGCCGCTGCTGCAAGCCTCGGGCATCGAAGAAAGCAAAGGCTTCGGGGGTTTCCCGGTCAGCGGTCAGTGGCTGCGTTGCGACAACCCGGACGTGGTCAAGCACCACCAGGCCAAGGTCTACAGCCAGGCCGCCGTGGGTTCGCCACCGATGTCCGTGCCGCACCTGGACACCCGCGTGGTCGATGGCAAGAAATCCCTGCTGTTCGGACCCTACGCCGGCTTCACCACCAAGTTCCTCAAGCACGGCTCGTTCCTTGACCTGCCAATGTCGGTTCGCGCCGGCAACATCGGCCCAATGCTGGCCGTGGCCCGGGATAACATGGACCTGACCAAGTACCTGGTCAGCGAAGTCATGCAGTCCATGGAGCAACGCCTGGAATCCTTGCGCCGTTTCTACCCTGAGGCGAAAGCCGAAGACTGGCGCCTGGAAGTGGCCGGCCAACGGGTGCAGATCATCAAGAAAGACCCGAAAAAAGGCGGCGTGCTGCAATTCGGCACCGAGCTGGTCGCCGCGAAAGACGGTTCGCTGGCAGCCCTGCTGGGCGCGTCCCCAGGTGCTTCGGTGACGGTCTCGATCATGCTCGACCTGATCGAGCGCTGCTTCCCGGCCAAGGCTGCCGGTGAGTGGGCGGCCAAGCTGCACGAGATTTTCCCAGCGCGGGAAAAAGTGCTGGAGACGGACGCCGAGCTGTATCGCAAGATCAACACGCAAAACAACATCAGCCTGGAACTGGTTGAGCAAAGCAATGAGGCTGAAAGCTACGCTTGA
- a CDS encoding WbuC family cupin fold metalloprotein, with translation MVRFLDQTLFTELAEKAAASPRARHHHNFHQMEEPCHRLAVGLQPDTYVPPHRHLSADKAETLLVLKGCLGLLVFSDTGEVIAKRLLQAGGECAGVDLPPGVFHGLVVLAPDTVMFECKAGPYRALGEGEAADWAPREGDAGVAAYQRWMLAQFD, from the coding sequence GTGGTCCGCTTTCTTGATCAAACGCTATTCACCGAATTGGCCGAGAAAGCGGCCGCCAGCCCCCGTGCTCGGCACCACCACAACTTCCATCAGATGGAAGAGCCGTGCCATCGCCTGGCCGTCGGCTTGCAACCTGACACTTATGTGCCGCCTCATCGGCACCTGAGCGCAGACAAGGCGGAAACCCTGCTGGTGCTCAAGGGCTGCCTGGGCCTGTTGGTGTTCAGTGATACCGGCGAGGTGATCGCCAAGCGCCTGCTACAGGCGGGCGGCGAATGTGCGGGTGTTGACCTGCCACCGGGCGTCTTCCATGGCTTGGTGGTGCTGGCACCCGATACGGTGATGTTCGAATGCAAGGCCGGGCCGTATCGAGCGCTGGGTGAGGGCGAGGCGGCTGACTGGGCGCCCCGCGAAGGCGATGCCGGTGTCGCCGCGTATCAACGCTGGATGCTTGCCCAGTTCGATTGA
- a CDS encoding PA4642 family protein: MRKDKKQVIGDEIGDDQIKLFLDFEPVDATSPSLHKLIKAYRGLRIDDFERFLGFFKEAGLDLDGKDEHGQTFVDLIKDQRHGAEYIELIDNARG, translated from the coding sequence ATGCGTAAAGATAAAAAACAGGTGATTGGTGACGAGATCGGGGACGATCAGATCAAGTTGTTCTTGGACTTCGAGCCGGTCGATGCGACTTCACCGTCCCTGCATAAACTGATCAAGGCCTACCGTGGCCTGCGTATCGACGACTTCGAGCGGTTCCTGGGCTTTTTCAAGGAAGCAGGCCTGGACCTCGACGGCAAGGATGAGCACGGCCAGACCTTCGTTGACCTGATCAAGGATCAGCGTCACGGCGCCGAGTACATCGAGCTGATCGACAACGCTCGCGGCTGA